A part of Sulfurifustis variabilis genomic DNA contains:
- a CDS encoding CDP-6-deoxy-delta-3,4-glucoseen reductase, translated as MSIKTYRVRIEPSGHTFDVAGNETVLEAALRAGFTLPYSCRNGSCGTCKGKILEGEVDYGVYEAKALTQEERAAGKALFCQAVPRSDLVIEAKEIGLVKNIPIKLLPARVVAMVRRAHDVMVLSLKLPQTERFKFLAGQYIDILLKNGARRSFSLANPPQQDNTLELHVRHVPGGMFSGHVFAQMKEKDLLRFRGPLGIFFLRESERPAILVAGGTGFAPVKSIVEDAIARGDTRPLHVYWGARARRDLYLDDLPRRWVRDHPHIRYIPVLSEPSADDVWSGRTGWVHEAVLADHPDLSGCEVYASGPPPMVEAIRASFLARGLPEDRLYYDSFEFAHAV; from the coding sequence ATGAGCATCAAGACTTACCGCGTACGCATCGAGCCGAGCGGCCATACCTTCGACGTCGCCGGCAACGAAACGGTGCTGGAAGCCGCGCTGCGCGCCGGTTTTACGCTGCCGTACAGCTGCCGCAACGGTTCGTGCGGCACCTGCAAAGGCAAGATCCTCGAGGGCGAGGTGGACTACGGCGTCTATGAGGCGAAGGCGCTCACCCAGGAGGAGCGCGCCGCGGGAAAGGCGCTCTTCTGCCAGGCCGTGCCGCGCTCCGATCTGGTCATCGAGGCGAAGGAGATCGGTCTCGTCAAGAACATTCCAATCAAGCTGCTTCCGGCACGGGTGGTCGCCATGGTGCGGCGCGCGCACGACGTCATGGTGCTCTCGCTCAAGCTCCCGCAGACCGAGCGCTTCAAGTTCCTCGCGGGTCAGTACATCGACATCCTGCTGAAGAACGGCGCACGCCGCAGCTTCTCCCTCGCCAATCCGCCACAGCAGGACAACACGCTCGAGCTGCACGTGCGGCACGTGCCGGGCGGGATGTTCAGCGGCCACGTGTTCGCCCAGATGAAGGAAAAGGACCTCCTCCGCTTCCGGGGCCCGCTCGGCATCTTCTTCCTGCGCGAATCCGAGCGGCCGGCGATCCTGGTTGCGGGCGGCACCGGGTTCGCGCCGGTCAAATCGATCGTGGAAGACGCGATCGCCCGGGGCGATACCCGACCGCTTCATGTCTATTGGGGCGCGCGCGCCCGGCGGGATCTGTACCTGGACGACCTCCCCCGGCGATGGGTGCGGGACCACCCCCACATCCGTTACATCCCCGTGCTTTCGGAGCCGTCGGCGGATGACGTCTGGAGCGGGCGCACGGGATGGGTGCACGAGGCGGTGCTCGCCGACCACCCGGACCTGAGCGGATGCGAGGTCTACGCCAGCGGGCCGCCGCCGATGGTCGAAGCGATCCGGGCCAGCTTCCTGGCGCGCGGGCTGCCGGAAGATCGTTTGTACTATGATTCCTTCGAGTTCGCCCACGCCGTCTGA
- a CDS encoding ABC transporter permease encodes MIFTIAVRELKNLFVSPLAWAILAVVQAILAWFFLALLQLEQINRAKYLAMENAPGITQQIVPELLYVAAFLLLLIVPLLTMRVVAEERRNQTLPLLFSAPVSMTEIVLGKYLGVLLFLLILVTMIALMPLSLLYGTALDLGLLASGLLGLVLVVASFAAVGVFTSTITRHPIVAAIAGFGMLLLFWVLDATGQGDPEANLFAYLSIFNHYQPFLFGVFDSADAAYHLLLITTFLVLSIKRLDAARLGG; translated from the coding sequence ATGATCTTCACCATCGCCGTGCGGGAGCTGAAGAATCTTTTCGTCTCGCCGCTCGCCTGGGCGATCCTCGCGGTCGTGCAGGCGATCCTCGCCTGGTTTTTCCTTGCGTTATTGCAGCTGGAGCAGATCAACCGGGCGAAATATCTGGCCATGGAGAATGCGCCGGGTATTACTCAGCAGATCGTCCCGGAGCTCCTGTACGTTGCCGCCTTCCTGCTTCTGCTCATTGTTCCGCTGTTGACGATGCGGGTCGTGGCTGAAGAGCGGCGCAACCAGACACTCCCGCTGCTCTTCAGCGCACCGGTCTCCATGACGGAAATCGTCCTGGGCAAGTACCTCGGGGTACTGCTGTTCCTGCTGATCCTGGTCACGATGATCGCCCTGATGCCACTTTCGCTCCTGTATGGCACCGCTCTCGATCTCGGGCTCCTGGCCTCGGGTCTACTGGGGCTCGTCCTGGTCGTCGCCAGCTTTGCCGCCGTCGGGGTCTTCACGTCGACCATCACAAGGCATCCGATCGTCGCCGCCATCGCGGGTTTCGGAATGCTGCTCCTGTTCTGGGTCCTCGACGCGACCGGCCAGGGTGACCCGGAGGCCAATCTCTTCGCGTACCTGTCGATTTTCAATCATTACCAGCCGTTCTTGTTCGGCGTTTTTGACAGCGCCGACGCGGCGTACCATCTGCTTTTGATCACGACCTTTCTCGTGCTTTCCATCAAGCGGCTCGACGCCGCGCGCCTGGGCGGCTGA
- a CDS encoding heme biosynthesis HemY N-terminal domain-containing protein, translating into MRIVVVVIGALLVAVLATLYATEHPGYVLIARPPWSIEMSLTVFLLLFVAGAVLLFLALYLLVRLLRIPRDVSRWRDRRSARQARQSLTQGLVRLAEGNWAESEAQFLASMRHAEVPLLSYLGAACANQGHGNIEKRDEYLAGAHRAAPQHHLAIGMTQANLQYIAHQSEQALATLTELRNVAPRHKQVLKLLAQLYLELRDWTNLADLAPELRKQGVMTPKEIDALELRAHRELLVLTLPSGSLEVLKKAWNAVPKQLRRHPALIAIYARQLISQNEMGCAEALLRPAIEQEWDEALVELYGHVRTDTPAEQLETAESWLGPHPDDPKLMLTLGRLAIYNRLDQKARGYLERCLSLRGPVEAYRELGALLERLGEKDRALACYRRGLELYGEELRLPVVPSGAGFVPRQRAVR; encoded by the coding sequence ATGAGAATCGTCGTCGTCGTCATCGGCGCACTCCTCGTCGCGGTCCTCGCGACGCTCTATGCAACGGAGCATCCCGGATACGTGCTCATTGCGCGCCCGCCGTGGAGCATCGAGATGTCGCTCACGGTGTTCCTGCTGCTCTTCGTGGCCGGCGCCGTCCTGCTGTTCCTCGCGCTTTATCTGCTGGTGCGGCTTCTCCGTATTCCGCGCGACGTGAGCCGCTGGCGCGACCGCCGCAGCGCCAGGCAGGCGCGTCAGTCCCTCACGCAGGGACTCGTGCGGCTGGCCGAGGGTAACTGGGCGGAGTCCGAGGCGCAGTTCCTGGCGAGCATGCGCCACGCGGAAGTTCCGCTGCTCTCTTACCTCGGCGCCGCCTGCGCGAACCAGGGCCACGGAAACATCGAGAAGCGCGACGAGTATCTCGCCGGCGCCCACCGCGCGGCGCCGCAGCACCACCTGGCGATCGGGATGACGCAGGCCAATCTCCAGTACATCGCGCACCAGTCCGAGCAGGCGCTCGCGACGCTGACCGAGCTCCGGAACGTGGCGCCCCGTCACAAACAGGTTCTAAAGCTGCTGGCGCAGCTCTATCTCGAGTTGCGCGACTGGACCAATCTCGCCGATCTCGCGCCGGAACTGCGGAAGCAGGGCGTGATGACCCCGAAGGAGATCGATGCGCTCGAGCTGCGCGCACACCGCGAACTGCTCGTGCTCACCCTGCCTTCGGGTTCGCTCGAGGTCCTGAAGAAGGCCTGGAACGCGGTGCCCAAACAACTGCGCCGGCACCCTGCCCTGATCGCGATTTATGCGCGCCAGCTGATCAGCCAGAACGAAATGGGGTGCGCCGAGGCGCTGCTGCGGCCGGCCATCGAGCAGGAATGGGACGAAGCGCTGGTCGAGCTCTACGGCCACGTCCGAACCGATACGCCGGCCGAGCAGCTCGAGACGGCCGAGTCCTGGCTCGGGCCGCACCCCGACGATCCGAAGCTGATGCTCACCCTTGGGCGACTCGCCATCTACAACCGCCTGGACCAGAAGGCGCGCGGTTACCTCGAGCGCTGCCTGTCGCTGCGCGGCCCGGTAGAAGCGTACCGCGAGCTCGGTGCCCTTCTGGAGCGGTTGGGCGAGAAAGACCGCGCGCTCGCCTGCTACCGGCGCGGCCTGGAGCTTTACGGCGAGGAGCTGCGCCTCCCGGTCGTCCCGTCCGGCGCGGGCTTCGTTCCGCGTCAGCGGGCCGTGCGCTGA
- a CDS encoding GldG family protein, with amino-acid sequence MRRIGRARWQFWLVNASFVVLFLVAVGLLQWISQEYHWRFDLTQNGMHSLSEASRAALDGLPGEIRATAYVDRTGEARRFVREAIRQYQAHKSDFTLEFVDSDVEPDRVREAGVLPGGELFLGYKDATERIPLGSLNEETLTNALTRLGRSGERWIVFLAGHGERSPDREANFDVSSWAAELKKRGLKTRTLTLGENPQIPENTTVLVVADPQTQLLPGEVKQIEEYVKRGGNLLWLADPGPLHGLERVAEALGVELQPGVLVDPLSAAVTGDAGAIVVSRYTGHPVVKNFPLSTFFVQSSGIAVRPPGEWQSHVLFDTRETAWSETGALKGEVRFDKGRDIPGPLNLAVALTREVEGREQRVVIVGDGDFLSNSIIANGGNLELGMSVANWLSRDDAYVNIPVRTARDRTLSLSRTARIVMGGGFLFVLPIALLGGGLAMWWRRRRR; translated from the coding sequence ATGCGTCGCATCGGGCGCGCACGCTGGCAATTCTGGCTCGTCAACGCGAGCTTTGTCGTGCTGTTCCTGGTGGCGGTCGGCCTGCTCCAGTGGATCAGCCAGGAATACCACTGGCGTTTCGATCTCACGCAGAACGGCATGCACTCCCTTTCCGAGGCGAGTCGCGCCGCACTCGACGGTCTGCCGGGGGAAATAAGAGCAACCGCGTACGTGGACCGGACAGGCGAGGCGCGCCGCTTTGTCAGAGAGGCGATCCGACAGTACCAGGCGCACAAGTCCGACTTCACCCTCGAGTTCGTCGACTCCGACGTCGAACCCGACCGCGTGCGCGAGGCGGGGGTGCTGCCGGGCGGCGAGCTGTTCCTCGGCTACAAGGATGCGACCGAGCGCATCCCGCTCGGCTCCCTCAACGAGGAGACGCTCACCAACGCGCTCACACGCCTCGGGCGCAGCGGCGAGCGCTGGATCGTGTTCCTCGCCGGACACGGGGAACGCAGCCCCGACCGGGAGGCCAACTTCGATGTCTCCAGCTGGGCCGCGGAGCTCAAGAAACGGGGCCTGAAGACCCGCACGCTGACGCTCGGCGAGAACCCCCAAATCCCGGAGAACACCACCGTGCTCGTCGTCGCCGACCCGCAGACGCAGCTGCTCCCCGGCGAGGTCAAGCAGATCGAGGAATACGTGAAGCGCGGCGGGAATCTGCTGTGGCTCGCCGACCCCGGTCCGCTGCACGGGCTCGAGCGCGTCGCCGAGGCCCTCGGGGTGGAGCTCCAGCCCGGGGTGCTCGTCGATCCGCTCTCGGCCGCGGTGACCGGGGACGCCGGGGCGATCGTCGTTTCGCGCTACACCGGCCATCCGGTCGTGAAGAACTTTCCGCTGAGTACCTTCTTCGTCCAATCGAGCGGCATCGCCGTGAGGCCGCCCGGGGAATGGCAAAGCCACGTGCTGTTCGACACGCGCGAGACTGCCTGGTCGGAGACCGGCGCGCTCAAGGGCGAAGTGCGATTCGACAAGGGCCGCGACATCCCGGGCCCCCTTAACCTGGCTGTCGCGCTTACGCGCGAGGTCGAGGGCCGCGAGCAGCGGGTCGTCATCGTGGGCGACGGCGATTTCCTGTCGAACAGCATCATTGCGAACGGAGGCAACCTCGAGCTCGGCATGAGTGTCGCGAACTGGCTGTCGCGCGACGACGCCTACGTCAACATCCCGGTCCGCACCGCGCGGGACCGCACGCTCAGTCTCTCGCGCACTGCGCGGATCGTCATGGGCGGCGGCTTCCTGTTCGTGTTGCCGATTGCCCTGCTCGGCGGCGGGCTGGCAATGTGGTGGCGCCGGCGCCGGCGCTGA
- a CDS encoding ABC transporter ATP-binding protein, producing the protein MTAPVLAEVENVSRYYGDLLAVREVSFSIRQGEILGFLGPNGAGKTTTMQILSGNLAPSGGRVRIAGHDLLAEPKPAKAALGYLPEQPPLYRDLTVDEYLDYCAALNRLPRIRRRDAREQAKAKCGLADVGRRLIGNLSKGYQQRVGIAQAIIHLPPLVILDEPTIGLDPIQIREIRSLVKELGRDHGVILSTHILPEVQAVCDRVQIIHKGSLVLADSIDGLARHLKSAALLVAFRRTPETAEIAALPGVRGVSPLPDGRLRVLHEPDRDPTDVIVSLAAERGWGLHEISPERASLEQVFVELVTEERPAEAVA; encoded by the coding sequence ATGACGGCACCAGTCCTGGCCGAGGTCGAGAACGTGTCGCGGTATTACGGCGACCTGCTGGCGGTCCGCGAGGTGAGCTTCTCCATCCGGCAGGGGGAGATCCTCGGCTTCCTGGGGCCGAACGGTGCCGGCAAGACCACCACGATGCAGATCCTCTCCGGCAACCTGGCCCCCTCGGGCGGACGGGTGCGAATCGCCGGCCACGACTTGCTCGCCGAGCCGAAGCCGGCCAAAGCGGCGCTCGGCTATCTCCCCGAGCAGCCGCCTTTGTACCGCGACCTCACCGTCGACGAGTACCTCGATTATTGCGCGGCCCTGAACCGCCTGCCCCGCATCCGGCGGCGAGACGCGCGCGAACAGGCCAAGGCGAAGTGCGGCCTCGCGGACGTGGGCCGGCGGCTCATCGGGAACCTGTCGAAGGGCTACCAGCAGCGCGTCGGCATCGCGCAGGCGATCATCCACCTTCCGCCGCTCGTGATCCTCGACGAGCCCACCATCGGGCTCGACCCGATCCAGATTCGCGAGATTCGCTCCCTCGTGAAGGAATTGGGGCGCGATCACGGCGTGATCCTCTCGACCCACATCCTTCCCGAGGTGCAGGCGGTGTGCGACCGGGTGCAGATCATCCACAAGGGAAGCCTGGTGCTGGCCGACTCCATCGACGGGCTTGCACGGCACCTCAAGTCCGCGGCGCTCCTGGTCGCCTTCCGCCGCACGCCCGAGACCGCCGAGATCGCGGCGCTCCCCGGCGTGCGCGGCGTCTCGCCGCTCCCCGACGGCCGCCTGCGCGTGCTGCACGAGCCGGACCGCGACCCCACCGACGTCATCGTGAGCCTCGCGGCCGAGCGCGGATGGGGTCTGCACGAGATCTCGCCCGAGCGAGCCTCGCTCGAGCAGGTCTTCGTGGAGCTCGTCACCGAGGAGCGCCCCGCGGAGGCCGTTGCATGA
- a CDS encoding uroporphyrinogen-III C-methyltransferase, protein MNAEQTPSSSDKESPPASNRSRADVSPGKRTDDRPRTGRVSSGLALILATIAVLGTGYLWYTLVYQRQDLLQADVTGTLARLDSESQDLRKKLAEAGDQLALAVETQDTMKTAIEKIQADLGRNRAEWIVSEAEQLLLIANRRLQLARDVSSALAALRAADRQIELLASPALLPVRRELAREITLLESVERTDVAGISLKLGTLADTVDRLPLARELQVAVAQAPQVDSGAASDSPAREMWRDLLSLVRIRHHEAAQKPLLPPEQQYFVRENLRLMLLGAQHALLQSHVATYRQNLETAEGWVQEYFDPESQTVAVVKSDLEKLRATAVMTEMPDISASLEMLRKVSRRREP, encoded by the coding sequence ATGAACGCTGAGCAGACCCCCTCTTCATCCGACAAGGAAAGCCCGCCGGCCTCCAACCGCAGCCGCGCCGACGTGAGTCCCGGCAAGCGGACGGACGACCGGCCGCGTACCGGCCGCGTCTCGAGCGGGCTCGCTCTCATCCTCGCGACCATCGCCGTGCTGGGTACGGGGTACCTCTGGTACACGCTCGTGTACCAGCGCCAGGATCTGCTGCAGGCGGACGTCACCGGCACGCTCGCCCGGCTGGACAGCGAGAGCCAGGACCTCAGGAAAAAGCTCGCGGAGGCCGGCGATCAGCTCGCCCTCGCGGTCGAGACCCAGGACACGATGAAAACCGCGATCGAGAAGATCCAGGCGGACCTCGGACGCAATCGGGCGGAATGGATCGTGAGCGAGGCGGAACAGCTCCTGCTGATCGCGAACCGCCGGTTGCAGCTCGCACGCGACGTAAGCTCGGCGCTTGCGGCGTTGCGGGCGGCCGATCGGCAAATCGAGCTCCTCGCGAGCCCAGCGCTCCTGCCGGTGCGCCGCGAGCTCGCGCGCGAGATCACGCTCCTCGAGTCGGTCGAACGCACCGACGTCGCAGGCATCTCTCTCAAGCTCGGCACGCTGGCGGACACCGTCGACCGCTTGCCGCTCGCCCGGGAGCTCCAGGTGGCGGTCGCCCAGGCGCCGCAGGTCGATTCCGGCGCCGCGAGCGACTCCCCCGCGCGGGAGATGTGGCGCGACCTCCTGAGCCTGGTGCGCATCCGTCATCACGAGGCGGCGCAAAAGCCGCTTCTACCGCCCGAGCAACAGTACTTCGTGCGCGAGAACCTGCGGCTCATGCTCCTCGGCGCCCAGCACGCGCTGCTGCAAAGCCATGTCGCCACCTACCGGCAGAACCTGGAGACGGCGGAAGGCTGGGTGCAGGAGTACTTCGACCCGGAATCGCAGACGGTGGCGGTGGTCAAGAGCGACCTCGAGAAGCTGCGCGCGACAGCCGTCATGACCGAGATGCCGGATATCTCCGCCTCACTCGAGATGCTGCGCAAGGTGTCGCGCCGGCGCGAGCCATGA